The Eleutherodactylus coqui strain aEleCoq1 chromosome 13, aEleCoq1.hap1, whole genome shotgun sequence genome includes a window with the following:
- the PCK1 gene encoding phosphoenolpyruvate carboxykinase, cytosolic [GTP], translating to MPSQQKIELEISGIVTQGHLNSLGPDVVDFIVTNARICEPENIHICDGSEEENKKLLHQMEETGMIKRLHKYENCWLARTDPRDVARIESKTVIVTQEQRDTVPLAKSGVGQLGRWMSEDDFGKAFKSRFPGCMTGRTMYVIPFSMGPIDSPLSKIGIQLTDSPYVVASMRIMTRMGTAVLQALGEGDFVKCLHSVGCPLPLKKALVNNWPCNPELTLITHIPDRREIISFGSGYGGNSLLGKKCFALRIASRIAKEEGWLAEHMLILGITNPEGKKKYFAAAFPSACGKTNLAMMRPSLPGWKIECVGDDIAWMKFDEQGNLRAINPENGFFGVAPGTSVKTNPNAMETISKNTIFTNVAETSDGGVYWEGMDESLASGITLTSWKNKEWSQEDGEPAAHPNSRFCTPASQCPIIDPEWESSEGVPIEGIIFGGRRPAGVPLVYEALSWQHGVFVGSAMRSEATAAAEHKGKVIMHDPFAMRPFFGYNFGRYLAHWLSMEHLPSAKLPKIFHVNWFRKNKQGKFLWPGYGENIRVLEWMFNRINGEDCATKTAIGYIPSEGSLNLKGLGEVNMEELFDISKEFWEDEVKDIEKYFDDQVNADLPYEIDWELNSLKERLKQL from the exons ATGCCATCCCAGCAGAAAATAGAGCTTGAGATCTCTGGCATTGTGACTCAGGGACACCTGAACAGCTTAGGTCCAGATGTGGTTGATTTCATAGTAACCAATGCAAGAATCTGCGAGCCAGAGAATATTCACATCTGTGACGGTTCagaggaggagaacaagaagCTTCTCCATCAGATGGAAGAGACCGGCATGATCAAAAGGCTGCACAAATATGAGAACTG TTGGCTGGCTCGTACAGATCCTCGGGATGTAGCAAGGATTGAAAGTAAAACTGTGATTGTCACCCAAGAGCAAAGAGACACGGTGCCGCTTGCCAAGAGTGGTGTCGGCCAACTGGGCCGCTGGATGTCAGAGGATGATTTTGGAAAAGCCTTTAAATCCAGATTTCCTGGATGTATGACAG GCCGTACCATGTATGTGATTCCATTCAGCATGGGACCTATAGATTCACCCCTCTCCAAGATTGGCATCCAGCTGACTGATTCTCCATATGTGGTAGCGAGCATGAGAATCATGACCCGTATGGGCACTGCTGTCTTACAGGCTCTCGGGGAAGGAGACTTTGTGAAATGCCTTCACTCTGTAGGGTGCCCATTACCTCTAAAGA AGGCTCTTGTGAATAACTGGCCATGCAACCCAGAATTGACCCTCATTACACATATTCCCGACCGTAGAGAAATTATCTCCTTCGGAAGTGGATATGGGGGTAACTCCCTCCTGGGCAAGAAATGCTTTGCTCTTAGGATTGCTAGCCGGATTGCCAAGGAAGAAGGATGGCTGGCAGAGCACATGTTG ATTTTGGGAATTACCAATCCTGAAGGAAAGAAGAAATACTTTGCAGCTGCGTTTCCAAGCGCTTGTGGTAAAACCAACCTGGCGATGATGAGACCGTCACTCCCTGGATGGAAGATTGAGTGTGTAGGCGATGATATTGCCTGGATGAAGTTCGATGAGCAAG GCAACCTGAGGGCAATCAACCCTGAAAATGGATTTTTTGGCGTGGCCCCAGGAACATCTGTGAAGACCAACCCTAATGCTATGGAAACCATTTCAAAGAACACAATATTCACTAATGTGGCAGAGACCAGCGATGGTGGTGTCTACTGGGAGGGCATGGACGAATCTCTGGCATCAGGAATTACACTGACTTCATGGAAGAACAAAGAATGGAGTCAAGAAGATG GCGAACCAGCAGCCCACCCCAATTCCCGTTTCTGTACTCCAGCCAGCCAATGTCCTATCATCGATCCTGAGTGGGAGTCTTCAGAAGGGGTACCTATTGAAGGCATCATTTTTGGTGGACGCAGACCTGCTG GTGTGCCACTGGTTTATGAAGCCCTGAGTTGGCAACATGGAGTCTTTGTTGGGTCAGCAATGAGATCTGAAGCAACAGCTGCAGCTGAGCATAAAG GGAAGGTCATAATGCATGACCCCTTCGCCATGAGACCCTTCTTTGGCTATAATTTTGGCCGGTATCTCGCGCATTGGCTCAGCATGGAACACCTCCCGTCTGCCAAGCTGCCCAAGATTTTCCACGTCAACTGGTTTCGAAAAAACAAGCAAGGGAAATTTCTGTGGCCAGGCTATGGAGAAAACATCCGTGTCCTTGAATGGATGTTCAACCGAATCAATGGGGAAGATTGTGCCACAAAGACCGCCATTGGCTATATTCCGTCTGAGGGATCCTTGAACCTGAAGGGTCTTGGAGAAGTCAACATGGAAGAGCTGTTTGATATATCCAAAGAATTTTGGGAAGATGAAGTGAAGGACATTGAGAAATACTTTGATGACCAAGTCAATGCTGACTTGCCATACGAAATAGACTGGGAACTGAACTCTTTGAAGGAGAGGTTGAAGCAGTTGTGA